One Nostoc sp. UHCC 0302 DNA window includes the following coding sequences:
- a CDS encoding tocopherol cyclase family protein: MLTIPLNLLQLTQTPHSGYHWDGSSRRFFEGWYYRVTLPEIGQTFAFMYSIEDPIGGKPHSGGAAQILGPDDEYLWRTFPDVNKFWGSKDTLALGHWGKTDLQVAPLYLLPAEFEHHIQEGYQATATLNQGVIRDRATGNYCRWQYEIQPVYFWGDKNSIQQSTAGWLSFLQIFEPGWQILLAHGSASGWIDWNGKIYEFTNAPAYGEKNWGGAFPQKWFWINCNSFEGEPDLALTAGGGRRGVLWWMESVAMIGLHYQGKFYEFVPWNSQVEWEIQPWGRWQMLARNLQYEVELTGTTHLPGTSLRAPTAEGLKFCCRDTMQGKLNLELRELSGGKSKTILKAQSFLCGLETGGGSWDNSWQSR; the protein is encoded by the coding sequence ATGTTAACTATTCCCTTAAATCTTCTTCAGTTAACCCAAACACCCCATTCTGGTTACCACTGGGATGGTAGTAGCCGCCGCTTTTTTGAAGGTTGGTATTATCGCGTCACTTTGCCTGAAATTGGGCAAACATTTGCTTTCATGTACTCTATAGAAGACCCCATCGGTGGTAAACCTCACAGTGGTGGTGCAGCTCAAATCCTCGGCCCCGATGATGAGTATTTATGGCGGACTTTTCCTGATGTCAACAAATTTTGGGGTAGTAAGGATACTCTAGCTTTGGGACATTGGGGTAAGACAGACTTACAAGTTGCACCCCTATATCTTTTACCAGCAGAATTTGAGCATCATATCCAAGAAGGCTATCAAGCTACAGCCACCTTAAATCAAGGAGTAATTCGCGATCGCGCTACTGGTAATTATTGCCGTTGGCAGTACGAAATTCAACCAGTATACTTTTGGGGCGATAAAAATAGTATTCAGCAATCAACCGCCGGCTGGCTATCATTTTTACAGATTTTTGAACCTGGATGGCAAATTTTGCTAGCTCACGGCTCAGCTAGTGGTTGGATTGACTGGAATGGCAAAATCTACGAATTTACCAACGCACCAGCCTACGGCGAGAAAAATTGGGGCGGTGCTTTTCCGCAAAAATGGTTTTGGATAAATTGTAATTCCTTCGAGGGCGAACCCGACTTGGCATTAACCGCAGGTGGTGGACGACGTGGGGTGCTGTGGTGGATGGAATCTGTAGCAATGATTGGCTTGCATTATCAAGGTAAGTTTTATGAATTCGTTCCCTGGAACTCACAAGTAGAATGGGAAATTCAGCCCTGGGGTAGATGGCAAATGTTAGCTCGTAACTTACAGTACGAAGTCGAGTTGACAGGAACCACGCATCTACCTGGGACATCTCTACGTGCGCCGACAGCAGAGGGTTTAAAATTCTGTTGCCGAGACACAATGCAAGGAAAGCTAAATTTAGAATTGCGAGAACTCAGTGGGGGAAAATCTAAAACAATCCTGAAAGCACAAAGTTTTCTTTGTGGATTAGAAACAGGCGGCGGTTCTTGGGATAATTCTTGGCAGTCTCGCTAA
- a CDS encoding GuaB3 family IMP dehydrogenase-related protein: MEIQLGRGKTARRAYGIDEIALAPGNRTLDPSLADTKWRIGNIEREIPIIASAMDGVVDVRMAVRLSQLGALGVLNLEGIQTRYADPEPILDRIASVGKDEFVALMQELYAEPIKPELIEQRVQEIKQQGGIAAVSATPAGASKYGEVVAKAGADLFFVQATVVSTAHLSPESLVPLDLAEFCRSMPIPVVLGNCVTYEVTLNLLKAGAAGVLVGIGPGAACTSRGVLGVGVPQATAIADCAAARDDYYRETGNYIPVIADGGLITGGDICKCIACGADGVMIGSPFARAAEAPGRGYHWGMATPSPVLPRGTRIRVATTGSLEQILIGPAGLDDGTHNLLGALKTSMGTLGAKNIKEMQQVEVVIAPSLLTEGKVYQKAQQLGMGK; this comes from the coding sequence GTGGAAATTCAACTTGGGCGGGGAAAAACAGCTCGTAGAGCTTACGGAATAGATGAAATTGCTCTAGCCCCTGGTAACAGAACACTAGACCCCAGTTTAGCGGATACTAAATGGCGTATTGGCAATATTGAGCGAGAAATCCCGATAATTGCCAGTGCAATGGATGGCGTAGTCGATGTTCGCATGGCTGTGCGTTTGTCGCAGTTAGGAGCATTAGGAGTCCTCAACTTAGAGGGTATCCAAACTCGCTATGCTGATCCAGAGCCGATTTTAGATCGGATTGCCTCTGTGGGAAAAGATGAATTTGTTGCCCTGATGCAAGAACTCTATGCCGAACCCATTAAGCCAGAATTAATTGAACAACGTGTTCAGGAAATTAAACAACAAGGTGGCATTGCAGCAGTAAGTGCTACCCCAGCAGGTGCAAGTAAGTATGGTGAGGTGGTGGCAAAAGCTGGGGCTGACTTATTTTTTGTCCAAGCTACCGTAGTTTCTACTGCACATCTGTCGCCAGAGTCTTTAGTACCACTAGATTTGGCTGAATTTTGCCGTTCTATGCCCATCCCCGTGGTGTTGGGGAATTGCGTAACTTACGAAGTAACTTTAAATTTGTTGAAAGCTGGGGCGGCTGGGGTACTAGTGGGAATTGGGCCAGGCGCAGCTTGTACCTCCCGTGGCGTTTTGGGTGTGGGTGTTCCACAGGCGACTGCGATCGCCGACTGTGCAGCTGCACGAGATGATTATTATAGGGAAACTGGTAACTATATCCCTGTGATTGCTGATGGCGGCTTAATCACTGGCGGCGACATTTGCAAATGCATCGCCTGCGGTGCTGATGGGGTAATGATTGGTTCCCCCTTTGCTAGAGCCGCTGAAGCGCCAGGAAGAGGTTATCACTGGGGTATGGCTACTCCTAGCCCAGTCTTGCCCCGTGGAACCCGCATTCGCGTTGCTACCACTGGTAGCCTAGAACAAATACTCATTGGCCCAGCAGGTCTAGATGATGGCACCCATAATCTTTTAGGAGCCTTAAAGACAAGTATGGGTACTTTGGGAGCCAAAAATATTAAAGAAATGCAACAAGTGGAAGTTGTTATCGCCCCTTCTCTACTAACCGAAGGAAAAGTTTACCAGAAAGCTCAACAACTGGGTATGGGTAAATAA
- a CDS encoding J domain-containing protein has product MRDGLDINHAYEILGLEPGASQAQVKQAYRKLVKIWHPDRFSNQKQKQEAEEEIKKINAAYNKLKSERISEIPTPENSSSRTNSPKISVNRWNWETFYNSGMDNATQGRYEEAIADFTHAIRLNPNYIEAYKYRGLVCSQLGYEHRATSDLNKAAQLELELKNPGAARTSSPPRRASKSKPLAQRLCQKIKRLLRLNRR; this is encoded by the coding sequence ATGCGCGATGGTCTTGATATCAATCATGCTTATGAAATTCTGGGGTTGGAACCTGGTGCATCGCAAGCACAGGTGAAGCAAGCTTACCGTAAGCTAGTGAAAATTTGGCATCCCGATCGCTTTTCTAACCAAAAGCAAAAACAGGAAGCAGAAGAAGAAATTAAAAAAATCAACGCAGCTTACAATAAGCTCAAGTCTGAACGAATATCCGAGATTCCAACTCCTGAAAATTCATCTTCGCGCACAAATTCCCCAAAAATATCTGTCAATCGCTGGAATTGGGAAACTTTTTATAACTCTGGAATGGATAATGCTACTCAAGGTAGATATGAGGAAGCGATCGCAGATTTTACTCATGCAATTCGTCTCAATCCTAACTATATTGAGGCATATAAATATCGTGGGTTAGTTTGCTCTCAACTGGGATATGAGCATAGGGCAACCTCTGATTTAAACAAAGCTGCACAGTTAGAACTAGAGTTAAAAAATCCAGGTGCTGCACGTACATCATCACCACCCAGACGTGCCTCAAAGTCTAAACCTTTGGCACAGAGGTTGTGTCAAAAAATTAAAAGGTTGCTGCGGCTAAATCGCCGTTAA
- a CDS encoding YdcF family protein translates to MAFALPLFMWLGYKEVQSQYTQPQAVLVLGGSTKRLEREKFTAEFARKYPNIPIWITGGSPPKFTQRVFAKAGIDSKRLHLDYEAVDTVTNFTTLVDELQARGIKSVYLITSDFHMRRACVIGEIILGSRGIELKPVPVPSETSSEPITKSIRDGARAILWVTTGYTGINEPTNKQ, encoded by the coding sequence ATGGCTTTCGCCCTACCGCTATTCATGTGGCTGGGATACAAAGAAGTCCAAAGCCAATACACCCAGCCGCAAGCAGTCTTAGTATTAGGTGGTTCAACGAAACGTTTAGAGCGAGAAAAGTTTACAGCAGAATTTGCCCGTAAGTACCCAAATATACCAATTTGGATTACTGGAGGTAGCCCACCTAAATTTACCCAACGAGTGTTTGCTAAGGCAGGCATTGATTCTAAACGTTTACACTTGGATTATGAAGCGGTTGATACAGTTACTAATTTTACTACGTTGGTGGACGAGTTACAAGCTCGTGGAATCAAGAGCGTTTATTTGATTACTTCAGATTTTCATATGCGTCGGGCTTGTGTCATCGGCGAGATTATCTTAGGTAGTCGGGGTATTGAGTTAAAACCAGTGCCAGTTCCTTCAGAAACATCATCTGAGCCAATTACAAAATCTATCCGTGATGGAGCTAGAGCTATACTTTGGGTTACAACTGGATACACTGGTATCAATGAGCCAACAAATAAACAGTAA
- a CDS encoding metallophosphoesterase: MHWLFTGHLRVDKITVKIAELPASLQGKKLVQLSDFHYDGLRLSEEMLEQAIALTNEAEPDLILLTGDYVTDDPTPINQLVLRLKHLQSSNGIYAVLGNHDIHYSHSKAEITAALTSIGVHVLWNEIAYPLGKELPLVGLADYWSREFQPAPVMNQLDPNTPRIVLSHNPDTAKILQQWRVDLQLSGHTHGGHIVIPGLGPLVIHYKKLIKQIPKKLRRWLLLSLGDCSSKVVQYWEWAQGFHQVGKNQLYVNRGLGTYRPGRLFCPPEVTVITLI; encoded by the coding sequence ATGCACTGGTTGTTTACGGGACATTTAAGAGTAGATAAAATAACGGTTAAGATTGCAGAACTCCCCGCATCTTTACAAGGTAAAAAGTTAGTACAGTTATCAGATTTTCATTACGACGGTTTGCGATTGTCGGAAGAAATGTTAGAACAAGCGATCGCACTGACTAACGAAGCTGAACCGGACTTAATCTTATTAACTGGTGACTACGTAACTGATGACCCCACGCCTATTAATCAACTCGTACTACGACTCAAACATCTGCAAAGTAGCAATGGTATCTATGCCGTACTTGGTAACCATGATATACATTACAGCCACTCGAAGGCAGAAATTACAGCCGCGCTGACTAGCATTGGCGTTCATGTGCTTTGGAATGAAATTGCCTATCCACTGGGAAAAGAATTGCCGTTGGTAGGATTAGCTGATTATTGGTCACGAGAATTCCAACCAGCACCAGTTATGAATCAACTAGATCCAAATACACCCCGTATTGTTTTATCCCACAATCCAGATACAGCCAAGATATTGCAACAGTGGCGTGTAGATTTGCAATTATCTGGTCATACTCACGGAGGCCACATCGTCATTCCAGGACTTGGGCCTCTGGTAATTCATTATAAAAAACTAATCAAACAAATTCCTAAAAAACTACGACGCTGGCTGCTACTTTCACTAGGAGATTGTTCCTCAAAAGTAGTGCAATATTGGGAGTGGGCGCAGGGATTTCATCAGGTGGGAAAAAATCAATTATATGTAAATCGTGGGTTAGGAACATATCGCCCAGGGCGCTTATTTTGTCCACCAGAAGTTACTGTAATTACGTTAATTTGA
- a CDS encoding metallophosphoesterase, giving the protein MHWLLSGPLSIEKLTVKIAGLPASLQGKKLVQMSDFHYDGLRLSEEMLEKAIAVSNQVKPDLVLLTGDYVTTSTAPIHQLVLRLKHLHSRAGIYAILGNHDIRYKDSKAEVTAALTGIGVQVLWNDIAYPLGKELPLVGLADNYSQEFNPASVMNQLNQTKPCIVLSHNPDTAEILQSWRVDLQLSGHTHGGQIIIPGIGPAVVYYRKLVRKIPVKIRRRVPFLRRNYSVVRHWEWAQGLHQLGKNQLYVNRGLGTYLPGRLFCRPEVTVITLQTE; this is encoded by the coding sequence ATGCACTGGTTATTATCTGGGCCGTTAAGTATAGAGAAATTGACGGTTAAGATTGCGGGGTTGCCTGCATCACTACAAGGTAAGAAGCTGGTGCAGATGTCAGATTTCCACTACGACGGTTTGCGGTTGTCAGAAGAAATGTTAGAAAAAGCGATCGCAGTTAGTAATCAAGTAAAACCAGATTTAGTTCTCTTGACTGGTGACTACGTGACAACTAGCACAGCACCAATTCATCAACTGGTATTACGGCTCAAACATCTACACAGTCGCGCTGGCATTTATGCTATTCTTGGCAACCACGATATACGTTACAAAGACTCAAAAGCCGAAGTTACCGCAGCCCTAACTGGCATTGGAGTTCAAGTTCTTTGGAATGATATAGCTTATCCATTGGGAAAAGAATTACCACTGGTAGGATTAGCAGATAATTACTCACAGGAATTCAATCCTGCATCAGTAATGAATCAGTTAAACCAGACAAAACCTTGTATTGTTTTATCCCACAATCCAGATACTGCGGAGATATTGCAATCATGGCGAGTCGATTTGCAATTATCTGGTCATACTCACGGTGGACAAATCATCATTCCCGGAATTGGCCCAGCCGTAGTTTATTACAGGAAGCTAGTACGAAAAATACCTGTAAAAATACGCCGTCGTGTACCATTTTTGCGAAGAAATTATTCTGTAGTACGCCATTGGGAGTGGGCGCAGGGTTTACATCAGCTAGGCAAAAATCAGCTATATGTCAATCGTGGTTTAGGAACCTATCTCCCAGGACGGTTATTTTGCCGTCCAGAAGTTACTGTAATCACTCTACAAACTGAGTAA